A stretch of the Bacillus sp. B-jedd genome encodes the following:
- the rsmG gene encoding 16S rRNA (guanine(527)-N(7))-methyltransferase RsmG has protein sequence MKAEQFAGLLEERGISLSSAQLGQFETYFETLVEWNEKMNLTAITDREEVYLKHFFDSLSAAFYFDFSGSPSLCDVGAGAGFPSIPLKIAFPGLKVTIVDSLNKRITFLNHLAKALKLDNVQFIHDRAETFGRNPAHRESYDIVTARAVARLSVLSELCLPLARQGGSFVAMKAANAKEELADAKKAITLLGGKTKDTHTFSLPIEESERTIIVIQKEKTTPKKYPRKPGTPNKIPIE, from the coding sequence ATGAAAGCAGAACAATTTGCCGGACTGCTCGAGGAAAGAGGAATTTCCCTTTCCTCCGCCCAACTGGGCCAGTTCGAAACCTATTTTGAAACCCTGGTTGAATGGAATGAAAAGATGAACCTGACGGCCATTACTGACCGCGAGGAAGTATATTTAAAGCATTTCTTCGACTCGCTTTCAGCTGCTTTTTATTTTGATTTCTCCGGCTCTCCCTCCCTTTGTGATGTGGGCGCGGGAGCTGGGTTTCCAAGTATCCCGCTGAAAATAGCTTTTCCGGGCCTAAAAGTGACGATTGTCGATTCGCTGAATAAACGGATCACCTTCTTAAACCATCTGGCAAAAGCCCTAAAGCTGGATAATGTCCAATTCATACATGACCGGGCGGAAACCTTCGGAAGAAACCCTGCCCATAGGGAAAGCTATGACATTGTGACAGCAAGGGCGGTTGCAAGGCTGTCTGTCCTAAGTGAACTTTGCCTTCCATTAGCCAGGCAGGGTGGGAGTTTTGTCGCCATGAAGGCCGCCAATGCAAAAGAGGAACTCGCTGATGCCAAAAAGGCGATTACGTTACTAGGCGGAAAGACAAAGGATACTCACACATTCTCCCTTCCGATTGAAGAGAGTGAGCGGACGATTATCGTGATCCAAAAAGAAAAAACTACGCCTAAGAAATACCCTCGCAAGCCTGGAACCCCCAATAAAATACCGATAGAATAA
- a CDS encoding DUF951 domain-containing protein, with protein sequence MEEKEFGLNDVVEMKKQHPCGTNRWKIIRIGMDIRIKCEGCSHSVLIPRREFARKMKKILVKHEE encoded by the coding sequence ATGGAAGAAAAAGAGTTTGGGCTGAATGACGTAGTCGAGATGAAAAAGCAGCACCCATGCGGTACGAACCGCTGGAAAATCATACGTATAGGGATGGATATCAGGATTAAATGTGAAGGCTGTTCGCATAGTGTCCTTATCCCCCGCAGGGAGTTTGCAAGGAAGATGAAGAAGATTCTGGTGAAGCATGAGGAATAA
- a CDS encoding molybdopterin-dependent oxidoreductase: MQTIVKSACPLNCWDSCGFQITMDNGRIVQIDGDPDHPITKGKICGRGRSLIKRIEAEDRLLYPLKKLNGEFVRISWEQALDEIAGKMDEIRKKYGSTAVLHSHDYANSGVLTSLDQRFFNAYGGVTELVGSLCWGAGIEAQMWDFGDALSHAPGDLLNSRHIIVWGRNAARTNLHFYQSLLEAKKKGIKIYVIDPIYNATAKLADEYISIKPGMDGMLAAGIIKEMLRLGLEDRAFIEGYTEGYSEVENLLNTITLEEISEMAEIPIETITKLAAIYSDRPVSTYIGLGMQRYRNGGNTIRFIDALVAISGNIGIPGGGVNYANLQVGRNFQTGRLSLAERKKASRQFPIMKQAEMILSEKNPEIKMVFVTCGNPATQVPDSSIVEKAFSQVESLVVIDQFLTDTAVMADYVLPSAAVFEEDDLYYASMYHHYANYAPKLMDPPGEAKPDLWIWTELAKRLGFGEDFAYTPEEWLEMLLEPLNKDGLTLDSLKENHTFELPVIKVPWADRKFKTPSGKYEFTSAFARQKGMEGSLKLSLPAESKWTDKNLAHNYPYSLLTIHPLRSNHSQHYHIFPKEPKVVVEIASDIAQRHGLEEGDRARVWNGRGEVAGTVAILAKMHPGTINIDEGIWRKFGGPVNSLTPSLASDNGLGSTLYDCLVAIEKLPSN, translated from the coding sequence TTGCAAACGATTGTTAAATCAGCGTGCCCTTTGAATTGCTGGGATAGCTGCGGATTCCAGATTACCATGGACAATGGAAGGATCGTACAAATAGACGGCGATCCCGACCATCCTATTACAAAAGGGAAAATATGCGGCCGTGGCCGTTCCTTGATAAAGAGAATTGAAGCGGAAGATCGGCTTCTTTATCCGTTAAAGAAATTAAACGGCGAGTTTGTGCGGATTTCCTGGGAACAGGCACTTGATGAAATAGCCGGTAAAATGGATGAGATAAGAAAGAAATATGGTTCGACAGCTGTTTTGCACAGCCATGACTATGCCAACAGCGGAGTATTGACAAGTCTTGACCAGAGGTTCTTTAATGCGTACGGAGGTGTGACGGAGCTTGTCGGTTCGCTTTGCTGGGGGGCAGGCATTGAAGCCCAGATGTGGGACTTCGGCGATGCACTCAGCCACGCTCCGGGTGACCTGCTAAACAGCAGGCACATCATCGTCTGGGGAAGGAATGCCGCCAGGACGAATCTTCACTTTTATCAAAGCCTGCTCGAGGCAAAGAAAAAAGGAATCAAGATTTATGTCATCGATCCGATTTACAATGCGACTGCCAAGCTGGCGGATGAATATATCTCGATAAAGCCTGGAATGGATGGCATGCTTGCCGCCGGAATTATAAAAGAAATGCTTAGGCTCGGACTGGAAGACCGCGCTTTTATCGAGGGATATACAGAAGGCTATAGTGAAGTTGAAAACTTGTTGAATACTATAACACTTGAAGAAATCAGTGAGATGGCTGAAATTCCAATTGAAACAATCACAAAACTGGCCGCTATTTATTCTGACCGCCCAGTGTCCACTTATATCGGCCTGGGAATGCAAAGATATAGGAATGGCGGAAATACAATCAGATTCATTGATGCGCTAGTTGCAATCAGCGGAAATATCGGGATACCAGGAGGTGGCGTAAATTATGCAAATCTCCAGGTAGGACGCAACTTTCAGACGGGAAGGTTATCCCTCGCTGAACGGAAAAAAGCTTCCCGCCAATTCCCGATTATGAAACAAGCAGAAATGATTCTTTCCGAGAAAAACCCGGAAATTAAAATGGTTTTTGTAACATGCGGCAACCCGGCAACCCAGGTGCCAGATTCCAGTATTGTTGAAAAAGCTTTCTCACAGGTTGAGTCATTGGTCGTCATTGACCAGTTTTTGACGGATACAGCAGTAATGGCGGATTATGTTCTTCCATCGGCCGCGGTTTTTGAGGAAGATGATCTCTACTATGCATCCATGTACCATCATTATGCGAATTATGCGCCGAAATTAATGGACCCGCCAGGGGAAGCAAAGCCTGATTTATGGATTTGGACCGAACTGGCTAAGCGGCTTGGCTTTGGGGAGGATTTTGCCTATACTCCGGAAGAATGGCTTGAAATGCTGCTTGAGCCGCTAAATAAAGATGGCCTTACACTTGATAGCCTGAAGGAAAACCATACATTTGAGCTTCCGGTCATTAAAGTCCCCTGGGCGGACCGCAAATTTAAAACGCCTTCTGGTAAATACGAGTTTACTTCCGCGTTCGCCCGGCAAAAGGGGATGGAAGGAAGCTTGAAGCTTTCCTTGCCTGCCGAATCAAAATGGACAGATAAAAATCTGGCTCACAACTATCCTTATTCATTGCTGACGATCCATCCGTTACGGTCTAACCATTCACAGCATTATCATATCTTTCCAAAAGAGCCGAAGGTAGTCGTGGAAATCGCCTCTGATATCGCTCAAAGGCATGGATTGGAAGAAGGGGATCGGGCAAGAGTGTGGAACGGCCGGGGAGAAGTGGCAGGGACGGTAGCCATTTTGGCTAAAATGCATCCAGGCACGATTAATATCGATGAAGGCATTTGGCGCAAATTCGGCGGACCAGTCAATAGCCTGACACCAAGCCTCGCTTCTGACAACGGACTTGGCAGCACGCTTTATGACTGCCTTGTAGCTATTGAAAAACTGCCATCTAATTAA
- a CDS encoding ParA family protein, with protein MGKIIAIANQKGGVGKTTTSVNLGACLAYIGKKVLMVDIDPQGNATSGIGVEKADVEHCIYDVLVDDVEAKEVIRPTSVENLSAIPATIQLAGAEIELVPTISREVRLKRALEEVKDDFDYIIIDCPPSLGLLTINALTASDAVLIPVQCEYYALEGLSQLLNTVRLVQKHLNQHLKIEGVLLTMLDARTNLGIQVIEEVKKYFQDKVYKTIIPRNVRLSEAPSHGEPIIIYDPKSRGAEVYLDLAKEVVSNG; from the coding sequence GTGGGCAAAATCATTGCAATCGCGAATCAAAAAGGAGGAGTCGGAAAAACGACGACCTCTGTCAATCTTGGCGCCTGCTTAGCATACATAGGAAAAAAAGTCTTAATGGTCGATATAGACCCGCAGGGGAATGCAACGAGCGGTATAGGTGTTGAAAAAGCCGATGTCGAGCACTGCATTTATGATGTGCTCGTTGATGACGTCGAAGCGAAAGAGGTCATCAGGCCTACATCGGTTGAAAATTTATCCGCCATTCCTGCCACCATTCAGCTTGCAGGGGCAGAAATCGAGCTCGTTCCGACAATTTCCCGGGAAGTAAGGCTGAAAAGGGCGCTGGAAGAGGTAAAGGATGATTTTGATTATATCATCATTGATTGCCCTCCCTCCCTCGGCCTATTGACCATAAATGCCTTGACTGCTTCCGACGCTGTCCTGATTCCTGTCCAATGCGAATATTATGCGTTGGAAGGATTAAGCCAACTGTTGAATACAGTAAGGCTGGTCCAGAAGCATTTGAACCAGCACCTGAAAATTGAAGGCGTCCTTCTCACGATGCTGGATGCAAGGACCAATCTTGGGATCCAGGTTATCGAAGAAGTGAAGAAATACTTCCAGGACAAAGTCTATAAGACAATTATTCCACGGAATGTACGGTTAAGCGAGGCTCCGAGCCATGGAGAACCGATAATTATTTATGATCCGAAATCACGCGGGGCTGAAGTTTATTTAGATCTTGCAAAGGAAGTGGTTTCTAATGGCTAA
- the noc gene encoding nucleoid occlusion protein, producing the protein MKNSFSRFFGRGDKEEQIENEIEIEIETETANEEIKKIAIELIMPNRFQPRTVFDDEKIEELSRTIHMHGIIQPIVVRELEDGRYEIIAGERRWRAMKRLGWEEVPAIVKNMSDTETASVALIENLQREELSPIEEAMAYGKLLTLHNLTQEALAQRLGKGQSTVANKLRLLKLPQEVQDSLLNKQISERHARALIPLKDPEKQVNLLEEIKAKNLNVKQTEERVMKLLEQLVEKPKPRRKAFSKDMRIAVNTIRQSLSMVSDSGIKLDSEEEEFEEYYQFTIKIPKKK; encoded by the coding sequence ATGAAGAATTCTTTTTCACGCTTTTTCGGCCGTGGTGATAAAGAAGAACAAATCGAGAATGAGATAGAGATAGAAATAGAGACAGAAACAGCAAATGAAGAAATAAAAAAAATCGCTATCGAATTAATTATGCCTAACCGTTTTCAACCCAGAACGGTTTTTGATGACGAAAAAATAGAGGAATTGTCCCGTACCATCCATATGCATGGCATCATTCAGCCCATAGTGGTCAGGGAACTTGAAGATGGCCGTTACGAGATCATCGCAGGGGAACGCCGTTGGCGGGCGATGAAAAGGCTTGGCTGGGAAGAAGTCCCCGCGATAGTCAAAAACATGTCCGATACGGAAACAGCCTCTGTTGCCTTGATCGAGAACCTGCAGCGGGAGGAACTGTCGCCTATAGAAGAAGCAATGGCCTACGGAAAGCTTCTTACGCTTCATAACCTGACGCAGGAAGCATTGGCCCAGCGGCTTGGCAAAGGGCAATCGACAGTTGCCAACAAGCTAAGGCTATTGAAACTTCCCCAGGAAGTGCAGGATTCCCTGCTGAATAAGCAAATTTCCGAAAGGCATGCGCGCGCTCTTATTCCACTGAAGGATCCGGAAAAACAGGTCAATCTCCTTGAAGAAATCAAAGCGAAAAACCTGAATGTCAAACAGACGGAAGAAAGAGTCATGAAGCTGCTGGAACAGTTGGTTGAAAAGCCGAAGCCCCGCAGGAAAGCATTCAGCAAAGACATGCGGATTGCTGTGAACACTATCCGCCAGTCTCTTTCCATGGTATCTGACAGCGGGATCAAACTAGATTCCGAGGAAGAGGAATTTGAAGAATACTATCAATTTACGATTAAAATACCTAAAAAGAAATAA
- the mnmG gene encoding tRNA uridine-5-carboxymethylaminomethyl(34) synthesis enzyme MnmG, which produces MQYEAGNYDVIVIGAGHAGSEAGLAAARIGAKTLMITINLDMVAFMPCNPSIGGPAKGIVVREIDALGGEMGRNIDKTYIQMRMLNTGKGPAVRALRAQADKFAYQHEMKKTLESEKNLTLIQGMVEKLIVEDGVCTGAITQTGAVYRAKTVIITTGTFLRGEIILGDLKYSSGPNNQQPSIKLSEHLEELGFDLVRFKTGTPPRVHGGTIDYSQTEIQPGDETPRAFSYETTKYITDQLPCWLTYTNEHTHQIIDENLHRSPMFSGMIKGSGPRYCPSIEDKVVRFNDKPRHQIFLEPEGRNTDEVYVQGLSTSLPEDVQHRLLKSIPALKDARLMRAGYAIEYDAIVPTQLWPTLETKKIKNLYTAGQINGTSGYEEAAGQGLMAGINAALKALGKDELILSRSEAYIGVMIDDLVTKGTSEPYRLLTSRAEYRLLLRHDNADLRLTEVGHKIGLIPEERYAKFQNKQAAIEAEIKRLRETIIKPTPEVQELIRTLGGSELKDGIRAADFLRRTEMNYSHIEGIIPPEITFDDEVKEQVEIHIKYEGYIEKSLQQVDRLKKMENKKIPENIDYNAIPGIANEARHNLKEVRPLSIAQASRISGVNPADISILLVYLEHGRVARVKAE; this is translated from the coding sequence ATGCAATACGAGGCCGGAAATTATGACGTGATTGTAATTGGCGCCGGACATGCAGGCAGTGAGGCCGGATTGGCAGCTGCCCGGATTGGCGCAAAGACACTAATGATTACGATAAATCTCGATATGGTCGCTTTTATGCCGTGCAATCCTTCAATTGGTGGGCCGGCAAAAGGGATCGTCGTTAGGGAAATTGATGCCCTAGGCGGCGAGATGGGAAGAAATATCGATAAAACATATATTCAAATGAGGATGCTCAATACAGGCAAAGGGCCTGCTGTCCGCGCTTTAAGGGCGCAGGCGGACAAGTTTGCCTATCAGCATGAAATGAAAAAGACGCTCGAAAGCGAAAAAAACCTGACACTTATCCAAGGGATGGTTGAAAAGCTCATTGTCGAGGATGGCGTATGTACTGGAGCCATAACGCAAACCGGAGCGGTTTACCGGGCAAAAACAGTCATCATCACTACCGGAACCTTCCTCCGTGGTGAAATTATCCTCGGTGACTTGAAGTATTCCAGCGGGCCAAATAATCAGCAGCCTTCGATAAAATTGTCAGAGCACTTAGAAGAACTGGGCTTTGATCTCGTCCGCTTTAAAACAGGTACCCCTCCAAGGGTCCATGGCGGCACAATTGATTATTCACAGACGGAAATCCAGCCAGGAGACGAAACTCCAAGGGCTTTTTCATATGAAACAACGAAATACATTACAGACCAGCTGCCATGCTGGCTGACCTATACGAATGAGCATACGCACCAAATCATTGACGAAAACCTGCATCGGTCTCCGATGTTCTCCGGTATGATCAAAGGTTCCGGGCCGCGTTATTGCCCTTCGATTGAGGACAAGGTCGTACGGTTCAATGATAAGCCGCGCCATCAGATTTTTCTTGAACCAGAAGGACGGAATACCGATGAAGTGTACGTTCAGGGACTTTCGACAAGCCTTCCGGAAGATGTGCAGCATCGCCTGCTAAAATCAATCCCGGCTCTGAAAGATGCGCGATTGATGAGGGCGGGATATGCGATTGAATATGACGCGATTGTCCCAACCCAGCTATGGCCGACTCTGGAGACGAAAAAAATTAAAAATCTTTATACCGCGGGCCAGATAAATGGCACCTCCGGCTACGAAGAGGCTGCCGGGCAAGGCTTAATGGCGGGCATAAATGCGGCATTGAAAGCACTAGGGAAAGATGAGCTCATTTTAAGCCGTTCGGAAGCGTATATCGGCGTCATGATCGATGACCTGGTCACGAAAGGAACGAGCGAGCCTTACCGGCTGCTGACTTCAAGGGCAGAGTATCGTTTGCTATTGCGCCATGATAATGCAGACCTCAGGCTGACTGAGGTTGGCCATAAGATCGGCCTTATTCCGGAAGAAAGATATGCCAAGTTCCAAAATAAGCAGGCTGCGATAGAGGCGGAAATCAAGAGGCTGAGAGAGACCATTATCAAGCCGACGCCTGAAGTTCAGGAACTAATCCGGACACTCGGTGGAAGCGAACTGAAAGATGGTATCAGGGCTGCTGATTTCCTGCGGCGGACCGAGATGAATTACAGCCATATTGAAGGCATCATTCCCCCGGAAATAACCTTTGATGATGAAGTGAAAGAGCAAGTTGAAATTCATATCAAGTATGAAGGATATATAGAAAAATCCCTTCAGCAGGTTGACCGCCTGAAAAAGATGGAAAATAAAAAGATCCCTGAAAATATTGATTACAATGCCATCCCGGGAATCGCGAATGAGGCGCGCCATAATCTCAAAGAGGTAAGGCCGCTGTCCATTGCCCAAGCATCAAGGATTTCAGGGGTGAACCCTGCCGATATTTCCATCCTCCTTGTTTATTTGGAGCATGGGCGGGTTGCAAGGGTAAAAGCAGAATAA
- a CDS encoding mechanosensitive ion channel family protein translates to MDSFNRIWNKVQARLMDEDKWAALGEGAIKIVLILIISGILIRVGKAAIHKTFEMRMKMPLRVRERREATLVKLLDNILSYAVYFIAFMMILTELTIDVKAMLAGAGIVGLAVGFGAQNLVKDVISGFFIIFEDQFSVGDHIKIDQFEGTVDSIGLRTTKIKSWTGELHILPNGSITQVTNYSLNNSMAVVDVGIAYEEDIDKAEDVIREIIEQLSSQYEDLVNPPELVGVQNVGPAEITLRVVAETKPMKHFAIARMIRKEIKRGLDAHGIDIPYPRVVMYSKGNSGGQIDDRGKS, encoded by the coding sequence GTGGATTCGTTTAATAGAATATGGAATAAAGTACAAGCTAGATTGATGGATGAAGATAAATGGGCGGCCCTTGGTGAGGGAGCCATCAAGATTGTCCTAATCCTGATCATTTCAGGGATTTTGATCAGAGTAGGTAAGGCTGCCATCCATAAAACGTTTGAAATGCGGATGAAGATGCCTCTCAGGGTAAGGGAAAGGCGAGAAGCGACGCTCGTTAAGCTTCTTGACAACATTTTGTCTTATGCAGTTTACTTCATTGCATTTATGATGATCCTTACGGAACTGACCATTGATGTGAAAGCAATGCTGGCTGGCGCGGGGATTGTAGGGCTTGCTGTCGGCTTTGGAGCGCAAAATCTTGTAAAAGACGTGATTAGCGGATTTTTCATTATTTTTGAGGATCAGTTTTCTGTTGGCGACCATATCAAAATTGACCAATTTGAAGGTACGGTAGACTCAATCGGCCTCCGGACTACCAAAATTAAAAGCTGGACAGGAGAGCTTCATATTTTGCCGAATGGAAGTATTACACAAGTAACCAACTACTCCCTTAATAACAGCATGGCGGTCGTTGATGTTGGCATCGCCTATGAAGAAGATATCGACAAGGCAGAAGATGTCATTAGAGAAATCATTGAACAGCTTTCCAGCCAATATGAGGATTTAGTCAATCCCCCGGAACTGGTTGGCGTCCAAAATGTCGGCCCGGCGGAAATCACGTTAAGGGTAGTCGCGGAAACAAAGCCTATGAAACATTTTGCGATTGCGAGGATGATTAGAAAAGAAATCAAGCGGGGACTGGACGCTCATGGCATTGATATCCCATATCCGAGGGTGGTCATGTATTCAAAAGGAAATAGCGGCGGCCAGATTGATGATAGGGGGAAAAGCTGA
- a CDS encoding DUF554 domain-containing protein — MFLWGTLVNGLLIIVGTLLGRLLHRIPEGMKSTVMHGIGLSVMVLGLQMGLKSQNFLIVILSLVLGGVLGELWALDDKLNKLGLWLEKKIGSNGKGSISQGFVTATLIFVIGAMAIIGALDSGIRGDHDVLYTKAIIDGFTSIILTTTLGIGVIFSAIPVMLYQGTIALFATQIDRVVPGVLMDQFIVEMTATGGVMIFAIGLNLAGLTKIKVANLLPGILITAATVAAIYFYHQLT; from the coding sequence ATGTTTTTATGGGGTACACTTGTTAACGGTCTGCTGATCATAGTGGGAACGTTGCTTGGAAGGCTGTTGCACCGGATTCCTGAAGGGATGAAATCGACTGTTATGCACGGGATTGGCTTATCGGTCATGGTTCTGGGCTTACAGATGGGGTTGAAAAGCCAGAATTTCCTTATCGTTATTTTAAGCCTCGTCCTGGGCGGCGTTTTAGGGGAATTATGGGCCCTGGATGACAAACTGAACAAACTCGGTCTATGGCTTGAAAAGAAAATAGGCTCAAACGGGAAGGGGAGCATTTCCCAGGGATTTGTGACGGCCACTCTCATTTTTGTCATTGGGGCGATGGCCATTATTGGCGCTCTCGACAGCGGCATTCGCGGTGATCATGATGTCCTTTATACAAAAGCGATCATAGATGGCTTCACATCTATTATTCTCACAACTACTCTCGGAATCGGCGTCATTTTTTCAGCCATTCCTGTCATGCTATATCAAGGAACAATCGCTTTATTCGCCACACAAATAGATAGGGTCGTCCCGGGCGTGTTAATGGATCAGTTTATTGTCGAAATGACTGCGACAGGCGGTGTCATGATTTTTGCGATTGGCCTGAACCTGGCAGGACTCACAAAAATAAAGGTGGCCAATTTGCTTCCTGGTATACTGATTACGGCTGCAACGGTAGCGGCTATCTACTTTTATCATCAATTGACTTGA
- the yyaC gene encoding spore protease YyaC, whose product MNGKSRIFNTLQNNRIPHEDPKAEAKLASEIVSYLPLSASRPIVVVCIGTDRSTGDSLGPLVGTFLEEMRSPSFHIYGTLDDPIHAVNLEEKLNEILQKHFQPFIIAIDACLGRFKSVGIIQICDGPVKPGAGVNKDLPEVGDMHITGIVNVSGFMEFFVLQNTRLSLVLKMAKTIANGIHLASKHQYSKIGWTEIRWNRDREAVNEQTN is encoded by the coding sequence ATGAATGGAAAATCACGCATATTCAATACATTGCAGAACAACCGAATCCCTCATGAGGATCCGAAGGCAGAAGCAAAACTCGCATCGGAAATTGTATCATATCTGCCCTTATCAGCAAGCCGGCCTATCGTAGTTGTCTGTATCGGAACTGATCGGTCAACAGGGGATTCCTTAGGCCCTCTCGTTGGTACCTTTTTGGAAGAAATGAGGTCACCGTCATTCCATATATATGGAACATTGGATGATCCAATCCACGCGGTCAACCTTGAGGAAAAGCTGAATGAAATTTTGCAGAAGCACTTCCAGCCTTTTATTATCGCTATTGATGCCTGTCTGGGCCGTTTTAAAAGTGTAGGGATTATTCAGATCTGCGACGGCCCTGTTAAACCTGGTGCCGGAGTAAATAAGGATTTGCCTGAAGTTGGGGATATGCATATTACCGGGATCGTCAATGTTAGTGGTTTTATGGAGTTTTTCGTTCTTCAGAACACAAGATTAAGCCTTGTCCTCAAAATGGCGAAAACCATTGCGAACGGCATCCACCTTGCCTCGAAACATCAATACAGCAAGATTGGCTGGACAGAAATCCGCTGGAACAGGGACCGCGAAGCAGTAAATGAACAAACAAATTAA
- a CDS encoding ParB/RepB/Spo0J family partition protein: MAKGLGKGLDAFFSNMEAGNEESVQEIKIKELRPNPYQPRKHFEPEAIEELKESIIEHGILQPLVVRKSIRGYEIVVGERRYRAAKAAGFETVPAVVRDLSEQQMMELAVLENLQREDLNPIEEGAAYQTLMEKLNLTQEEVAKRLGKSRPHIANHIRLLSLPKQIQDLISKGTISMGHGRALLGLRQKAKLPLLVDKIVKEHLNVRQLEKLIQQLNENVSRETKKPDQKKDVFIQEREHQLRERFGTTVHIKQKKNKGKIEIEFFSKEDLERLLDLLGPEAID; the protein is encoded by the coding sequence ATGGCTAAAGGTCTTGGGAAAGGCCTGGATGCATTCTTTTCCAATATGGAAGCTGGCAATGAGGAATCCGTCCAGGAAATAAAGATCAAGGAATTACGTCCGAATCCTTATCAACCCCGGAAGCATTTTGAGCCTGAAGCAATCGAAGAATTAAAGGAATCGATTATCGAACACGGAATTCTCCAGCCTCTTGTCGTCCGGAAAAGCATCAGGGGATATGAAATCGTTGTCGGGGAACGGAGATACCGAGCGGCTAAGGCTGCCGGATTTGAAACGGTTCCCGCTGTGGTTCGTGACCTGTCAGAACAGCAGATGATGGAACTTGCTGTCCTTGAAAATCTCCAAAGGGAAGATTTAAACCCGATTGAAGAAGGAGCAGCCTATCAGACGTTGATGGAAAAGCTGAACTTGACGCAGGAGGAAGTTGCCAAGAGATTGGGGAAAAGCAGACCGCATATCGCCAATCATATCAGGCTCCTCTCCCTTCCAAAGCAAATCCAGGACCTCATCTCAAAAGGGACAATTTCCATGGGGCATGGAAGGGCATTGCTCGGGCTAAGGCAAAAAGCAAAGCTGCCTCTCCTGGTGGATAAAATCGTTAAAGAACATCTGAATGTCCGCCAATTGGAAAAGCTGATTCAGCAGCTAAACGAAAATGTTTCACGTGAAACAAAAAAGCCGGATCAGAAAAAGGATGTATTCATTCAGGAACGCGAGCATCAGCTGAGGGAAAGATTTGGCACCACAGTCCATATCAAACAGAAAAAGAATAAGGGGAAAATAGAAATCGAGTTTTTTTCAAAAGAGGATTTGGAGAGGCTTCTCGATCTATTAGGACCCGAGGCCATCGATTAA